The following coding sequences are from one Candidatus Methylomirabilota bacterium window:
- a CDS encoding alpha/beta hydrolase, translating to MPAPARPVVVWIHGGSVEDSSVMVADLEPFVGRVRALFPDTRGHGLSSRFERVEDYTYARKAEDLLAWLDVLGVREAVWGGASMGGALSLWIAAHAPERARAVVSISGPPYEPSAEDKTWWARHRPLVEAGRFEDYFDANVRLRMGEAALARLKARPDRYAELAASLRRHSVASLLALLDETYSRQEWLADCRRIRCPVQVIAGSEDSYPTVAMSRRVAEAIPGARFHVVEGGPHFPNRTHRAEVQSVIATFLDTLGSGLALRHFLGPGAAALPSKCRNARPDPG from the coding sequence GTGCCCGCACCGGCGCGACCGGTGGTGGTGTGGATCCACGGCGGCTCGGTGGAGGACTCGTCGGTGATGGTGGCCGATCTCGAGCCGTTCGTCGGGCGCGTGCGCGCGCTCTTCCCGGATACGCGCGGCCACGGGCTCTCCTCGCGCTTCGAGCGCGTCGAGGACTACACCTACGCGCGCAAGGCCGAGGACCTGCTGGCGTGGCTGGACGTCCTCGGCGTGCGCGAGGCGGTCTGGGGCGGCGCCTCCATGGGCGGCGCGCTTTCGCTGTGGATCGCCGCGCACGCGCCGGAGCGCGCGCGGGCGGTGGTCTCGATCAGCGGACCACCCTACGAGCCCAGCGCCGAGGACAAGACGTGGTGGGCGCGCCACCGGCCGCTCGTCGAGGCCGGCCGCTTCGAGGACTACTTCGACGCCAACGTGCGCCTGCGCATGGGCGAGGCCGCGCTGGCCCGGCTCAAGGCGCGGCCGGATCGCTACGCCGAGCTGGCCGCCTCGCTGCGCCGCCACTCGGTGGCCTCGCTGCTGGCCCTGCTCGACGAGACGTACAGCCGCCAGGAGTGGCTCGCGGACTGCCGGCGCATTCGCTGCCCGGTGCAGGTGATCGCCGGCTCGGAGGACAGCTATCCGACCGTGGCCATGTCCCGCCGCGTCGCCGAGGCGATCCCCGGCGCGCGCTTCCACGTGGTCGAGGGCGGCCCCCACTTCCCCAACCGCACCCACCGTGCCGAAGTCCAGTCCGTCATCGCCACCTTCCTCGACACGCTGGGGTCAGGTCTTGCATTACGACATTTTCTGGGACCTGGTGCGGCCGCCCTTCCCTCGAAATGTCGTAATGCAAGACCTGACCCCGGGTAG
- a CDS encoding DinB family protein produces MNEEQRRIRSYLVTQAAKLTPAAIVEKVQAAMADLRAAAVAVPPARFAERPEPAEWSGNEVMAHVVAADGYFGGGIGRLLRGQPSVGRPEGRGIEGAPLRAAEAWYDLLARQREDLFAAVRAADPAAAPDQRIEHPMFGPLTWRETLLFTRLHDLDHAGQLQKIGAAFAAPRPV; encoded by the coding sequence ATGAACGAAGAGCAGCGGCGGATCCGGAGTTATCTCGTGACCCAGGCGGCCAAGCTGACGCCGGCCGCGATCGTGGAGAAGGTCCAGGCCGCGATGGCCGATCTGCGGGCCGCCGCAGTCGCGGTGCCGCCCGCGCGGTTCGCGGAGCGGCCGGAGCCCGCGGAGTGGAGCGGCAACGAGGTGATGGCCCACGTCGTCGCCGCCGACGGTTACTTCGGCGGCGGGATCGGCCGGCTGCTGCGCGGTCAGCCGTCGGTGGGTCGACCGGAGGGCCGCGGCATCGAGGGCGCGCCGCTCCGTGCCGCCGAGGCCTGGTACGACCTGCTCGCCAGGCAGCGAGAAGACCTGTTCGCCGCGGTCCGGGCCGCCGATCCCGCCGCGGCGCCGGACCAGCGTATCGAGCATCCGATGTTCGGCCCGCTCACCTGGCGCGAGACGCTACTGTTCACCCGGCTGCACGACCTCGATCACGCCGGCCAGCTGCAGAAGATCGGCGCCGCCTTCGCGGCTCCGCGTCCGGTCTGA